A single genomic interval of Picosynechococcus sp. PCC 7003 harbors:
- a CDS encoding hybrid sensor histidine kinase/response regulator translates to MAKETVDTNDQAYEFFVQESQALLQHLETGLMSLCQDHETPTIHGLMRAAHSIKGGAACVGLMAIQAIAHDLENGIRALYKEDTVFDVELENLLLKAYDALQDPINQQIHQGEYDPDQALGRAKPIFSQLEQKLGHALDEAAELPEMQMEGDITEFIFKEEVPQALGRLENYVKKPPTKNPHGELVSQMEVLATLGDMLNLEGFAAIAQVAQAALETNTEQYLEIARCALADFQAGQAAVLEGDRTQGGEPSAALRQLSQIQTAPPSQEPEIPPQETVSDSVSGDNGEDLGNGLSLDADELAALQFLTQNARPEAEIRPVLSDTDLAELILEADDVLAEVDVDLTSLVLMDEPEPSEPITQNDDVVSTEDKTSPSTPQATVLEPSLRPNADVAPVPEKTPVTEKAIAPPPNPVLPTIDTNNLSVRLDMGRLNHLNNLVGELVTQDNSALLRNKQSSDALNSLKRWYGRLDKITTQLQEYAKELVAKNPQARTQLAQFVIFASTMAEEMAQLSETIEDTTLIAQQDQQALKQRQQTLKQLENNLIQARMLPIGELLNRFPRTVRDLSVKDNKPVTLNLEGTDTLVDRAILSKLYDPLVHLVRNAFDHGIDSPEERAAHNKSEAGTITIKAYNRGNSTYLEIQDDGRGIDIEKVRTKAVRKGLVSATEATELSRSQLYELLFVPGFSTAEQVSHLSGRGVGLDAVRLQIRALKGNITLTSELGQGTTFTLRLPWSMTITKLLIFRCQESFFAVPINSLSAIAAAKKADFTQDGHQEQFHWQGKTVPLVQTLLSGFNYPAAAIASRQQIGSLAQGNISNIWNQVGQQMVLVMAQANEVIGLRVDQILLEQDLVIKPFGTAIASPQYISGCTILGDGRLVPVLDSAALIERVCQKDNQNTAIIDPQFRARQPKLTLPTVLAIDDSLTTRQTLSTTLQKAGYRVIQAQDGADGLNQLELHPEVVGIICDVEMPNMNGFEFLGRCRKKHPKTELPVLMLTSRGSKRYRQLAQQLGASGYLTKPYLDQELVETLQGAIAETKAKPTAIATV, encoded by the coding sequence ATGGCCAAGGAAACAGTTGATACAAACGATCAAGCCTATGAATTCTTTGTCCAGGAATCACAGGCGCTTTTGCAGCACCTCGAAACGGGTTTGATGAGCCTCTGCCAAGACCACGAAACACCAACAATCCACGGATTGATGCGGGCAGCCCATTCCATTAAAGGGGGAGCAGCCTGTGTGGGCTTGATGGCCATCCAAGCGATCGCCCATGATTTAGAAAACGGAATCCGGGCTTTATACAAAGAAGATACCGTGTTTGATGTGGAGCTAGAAAATCTCTTGCTCAAAGCCTATGACGCCCTCCAAGATCCCATCAATCAGCAAATCCACCAGGGAGAATATGACCCCGACCAAGCTTTGGGGCGGGCGAAGCCGATCTTTAGCCAGTTAGAACAAAAGTTAGGCCATGCCCTGGATGAAGCGGCAGAACTGCCAGAAATGCAAATGGAGGGGGATATTACCGAGTTTATTTTCAAAGAAGAAGTTCCCCAGGCCCTTGGTCGCCTCGAAAATTACGTCAAAAAACCGCCAACGAAAAATCCCCATGGGGAACTCGTTTCCCAAATGGAAGTTTTGGCAACCCTAGGCGATATGTTGAACCTTGAAGGATTTGCGGCGATCGCCCAGGTGGCCCAAGCCGCCCTCGAAACCAATACCGAACAATACCTAGAGATTGCCCGTTGCGCCCTTGCTGATTTTCAAGCGGGCCAAGCCGCAGTCCTCGAAGGCGATCGCACCCAGGGGGGAGAACCCAGCGCCGCCCTCCGCCAACTTAGCCAAATCCAGACTGCGCCCCCGTCACAGGAACCAGAAATCCCCCCCCAGGAGACAGTCAGTGACAGCGTGAGTGGTGACAATGGCGAAGATTTAGGGAACGGTCTTTCCCTCGATGCCGATGAACTGGCGGCCCTGCAATTTTTGACCCAAAATGCCCGACCAGAAGCCGAAATTCGACCTGTCCTGAGTGACACGGATCTGGCTGAACTGATCCTTGAAGCCGATGATGTCCTCGCAGAGGTCGATGTGGACCTCACGAGCCTTGTACTCATGGATGAACCGGAACCCAGCGAACCCATCACCCAGAATGATGATGTCGTCTCCACCGAGGACAAGACCTCCCCCAGCACGCCTCAGGCCACTGTACTAGAACCAAGTTTGCGCCCAAATGCCGATGTGGCTCCGGTTCCAGAGAAGACCCCAGTCACAGAAAAGGCGATCGCCCCCCCTCCTAATCCAGTTCTCCCCACCATCGACACCAATAACCTCAGCGTGCGCCTCGACATGGGTCGCCTCAATCACCTCAACAATTTGGTGGGAGAATTAGTCACCCAGGACAACAGTGCCCTGCTCCGCAACAAGCAAAGTAGCGACGCCCTTAATTCCCTCAAACGCTGGTACGGCCGCTTAGACAAAATTACTACTCAATTGCAAGAATATGCCAAAGAACTGGTGGCCAAAAATCCCCAGGCCCGGACTCAGTTGGCACAATTCGTAATTTTCGCCTCAACAATGGCTGAAGAAATGGCCCAGCTCAGTGAAACCATTGAAGATACCACCCTCATCGCCCAGCAGGATCAACAGGCCCTCAAACAACGACAACAAACCCTCAAACAATTAGAAAATAATCTGATTCAAGCCCGAATGTTGCCCATTGGGGAGCTCCTCAACCGTTTTCCCCGTACCGTGCGCGATCTCTCCGTTAAAGACAATAAACCCGTCACCCTGAACCTAGAAGGAACAGATACCCTTGTGGATCGCGCCATTTTATCGAAGCTCTATGATCCTCTAGTTCACTTAGTCCGTAATGCCTTTGACCATGGCATCGACTCCCCTGAAGAGCGGGCCGCCCACAATAAATCGGAGGCGGGCACCATTACAATCAAGGCCTACAACCGGGGCAACTCTACCTACCTTGAAATCCAAGACGACGGTCGCGGCATTGACATCGAGAAAGTCCGCACTAAAGCAGTGCGCAAAGGCTTAGTCAGTGCCACTGAAGCGACAGAATTATCTCGGTCACAACTGTATGAATTACTCTTTGTTCCGGGTTTTTCGACAGCAGAACAAGTCAGTCATTTGTCCGGTCGCGGGGTGGGTCTTGATGCGGTACGACTACAAATTCGTGCCCTCAAGGGGAATATTACCTTGACTTCCGAGCTGGGCCAAGGGACAACATTTACCCTCCGGCTTCCCTGGAGTATGACCATTACAAAATTGTTGATTTTCCGTTGTCAAGAGAGTTTCTTTGCGGTGCCCATCAATAGTTTGTCGGCGATCGCCGCTGCTAAAAAAGCAGATTTCACACAGGATGGTCACCAGGAACAGTTCCACTGGCAAGGGAAAACAGTGCCCCTCGTTCAAACTCTACTGAGTGGCTTTAATTATCCCGCTGCAGCCATTGCCAGTCGGCAACAAATTGGCTCTTTAGCCCAGGGCAATATCAGCAATATTTGGAATCAAGTGGGCCAACAGATGGTTTTGGTCATGGCCCAGGCCAATGAAGTGATTGGTTTGCGGGTTGATCAAATTCTCCTCGAACAAGACCTCGTGATTAAACCCTTTGGGACGGCGATCGCCTCGCCTCAGTATATTTCTGGTTGCACCATTCTAGGGGATGGTCGCCTGGTGCCCGTCCTGGATAGTGCCGCCCTCATCGAACGGGTCTGCCAAAAAGACAACCAGAACACAGCTATCATTGATCCCCAATTCCGGGCCCGCCAGCCGAAATTGACCTTGCCCACTGTCCTCGCCATTGATGATTCGCTGACGACACGACAAACCCTTTCCACCACCCTGCAAAAGGCCGGTTATCGCGTCATCCAGGCTCAAGATGGTGCTGACGGCCTCAATCAACTGGAGCTTCACCCTGAAGTGGTTGGGATCATCTGTGACGTGGAAATGCCCAATATGAATGGCTTTGAATTTCTTGGCCGCTGTCGCAAAAAACACCCGAAAACAGAACTGCCGGTGTTGATGCTGACGTCCCGGGGCAGTAAACGTTATCGTCAGTTGGCCCAGCAGTTAGGGGCGAGTGGCTATCTAACAAAGCCTTATTTGGATCAAGAGTTGGTCGAAACCCTCCAAGGGGCGATCGCCGAAACAAAGGCAAAACCAACGGCGATCGCCACCGTTTAA
- a CDS encoding DUF3318 domain-containing protein produces the protein MTSYSTFSARAEMSELRRLKTLLPPELQSWVMVEGTTEVNPPLVRCEELGKDEVEIQIDLAKWENLAIDQRNLLFWHEVAKIQNDTIPREGWEMAALAIGLGGAVGELWVQDGLLLVLAIALCGFSGYRLWQKNSGEKRMTIAIDADEQAIRLATRFGYTLPNAYKSLGSALKTLIEQTPNRRKRKDYETRLQFLRKSAAKAKAQMEDQQVRRPKMS, from the coding sequence ATGACTTCCTATTCCACTTTTTCTGCCAGAGCCGAAATGAGTGAGCTGCGTCGCCTCAAGACGTTGTTACCCCCTGAGTTGCAAAGTTGGGTGATGGTTGAGGGCACCACAGAGGTCAATCCACCCCTAGTACGCTGCGAAGAATTGGGTAAAGACGAAGTTGAAATCCAAATTGATTTGGCGAAATGGGAAAATCTTGCCATTGACCAGCGCAACCTCTTGTTTTGGCATGAAGTAGCGAAGATCCAGAACGATACAATTCCCCGGGAAGGTTGGGAAATGGCAGCCCTCGCCATTGGTCTTGGGGGTGCTGTGGGTGAGCTTTGGGTGCAAGATGGCCTACTTTTGGTTTTGGCGATCGCCCTTTGTGGTTTTTCGGGCTACCGACTGTGGCAAAAAAATAGCGGTGAAAAACGGATGACTATTGCCATTGATGCCGATGAACAGGCGATCCGCCTCGCCACCCGGTTTGGTTATACCCTGCCGAATGCTTACAAGAGTTTGGGGAGTGCCCTCAAAACCCTGATTGAACAAACCCCCAACCGTCGCAAACGCAAGGATTACGAAACGCGCCTCCAGTTTTTACGCAAGAGTGCCGCTAAGGCGAAGGCCCAGATGGAAGACCAACAGGTGCGCCGTCCGAAAATGAGCTAG
- a CDS encoding helix-turn-helix transcriptional regulator → MPDDHQMPPEVLQQVASYFSVLGEPMRLRILSLLQDGERCVQDLVQATDTSQANVSKHLKVMLQAGILQRRSEGTSAYYRVSDELIYDLCNLVCNRLAERIEEQAKKFRNASLTS, encoded by the coding sequence ATGCCTGACGACCATCAGATGCCCCCAGAAGTGCTCCAACAGGTAGCTTCGTACTTTAGTGTTCTGGGAGAGCCGATGCGATTAAGGATTTTAAGTCTCTTGCAGGACGGAGAACGCTGTGTCCAGGATTTAGTTCAGGCAACGGATACAAGCCAAGCGAATGTATCTAAACACCTCAAGGTGATGCTCCAAGCAGGAATCCTACAGCGGCGGAGTGAAGGGACTTCTGCCTACTATCGGGTCAGCGACGAACTAATCTATGACCTGTGTAATCTGGTTTGTAATCGCTTAGCTGAGCGCATTGAAGAACAGGCGAAGAAATTCCGGAATGCCTCTTTGACTTCCTAG
- the accB gene encoding acetyl-CoA carboxylase biotin carboxyl carrier protein, with translation MAINLQEIQELLSTIGQTNVTEFELKTDDFELRVSKGTVVAAPQMMVMPEAIAQPATSTPVVSQPTATPETPPAETPAPSASIDDKWVPITSPMVGTFYRAPAPGEDPFVAVGDRVGNGQTVCIIEAMKLMNEIDAEVSGEVVKIAVEDGEPIEFGQTLMWVNPT, from the coding sequence GTGGCTATTAATTTACAAGAAATCCAAGAACTTCTATCCACCATCGGCCAAACCAATGTCACTGAGTTTGAACTCAAAACCGATGATTTTGAACTCCGTGTGAGCAAAGGTACCGTTGTGGCGGCTCCCCAGATGATGGTGATGCCTGAGGCGATCGCCCAACCAGCGACGTCCACTCCCGTTGTTTCTCAACCGACTGCAACCCCAGAAACACCTCCCGCTGAGACCCCAGCTCCCAGTGCAAGCATTGATGATAAGTGGGTGCCGATTACCTCCCCCATGGTGGGAACGTTCTACCGTGCGCCGGCCCCTGGTGAAGATCCCTTTGTGGCCGTCGGCGATCGCGTTGGCAATGGCCAAACCGTTTGCATCATTGAAGCGATGAAATTAATGAATGAGATTGATGCAGAAGTCAGCGGTGAAGTTGTTAAAATTGCCGTTGAAGACGGTGAGCCCATTGAATTTGGTCAAACGCTCATGTGGGTCAACCCAACCTAA
- the efp gene encoding elongation factor P yields MISSNDFRTGTSIELDGSVWRVVEFLHVKPGKGSAFVRTKLKNAQTGSVVEKTFRAGETVPQAILDKRTMQHTYKEGEQFVFMDMETYEEVRLTEAQIGDRVKYLMEEMEVNVLFWNSQVIDVELPNTVVLEVTETDPGVKGDTATGGTKPAIVSTGAQVNVPLFISIGERIKIDTRTDTYLGRE; encoded by the coding sequence ATGATTTCAAGTAATGACTTTCGTACTGGTACATCCATCGAATTAGACGGTTCAGTGTGGCGCGTCGTCGAATTTCTCCACGTTAAACCCGGTAAAGGTTCCGCCTTCGTCCGGACAAAACTAAAAAATGCCCAAACGGGAAGTGTCGTTGAAAAAACGTTCCGCGCTGGTGAAACTGTTCCCCAAGCGATCCTCGACAAACGCACGATGCAACATACCTATAAAGAGGGCGAGCAGTTTGTCTTTATGGATATGGAGACCTACGAGGAAGTCCGCCTCACCGAAGCACAAATTGGCGATCGCGTTAAATACCTCATGGAAGAAATGGAAGTCAATGTCCTCTTCTGGAACAGCCAAGTCATTGACGTTGAACTCCCCAATACCGTTGTCCTCGAAGTCACCGAAACAGATCCTGGGGTCAAGGGAGATACGGCCACAGGGGGCACCAAGCCCGCCATCGTTTCCACAGGGGCCCAGGTCAATGTGCCTCTCTTTATTTCGATTGGTGAGCGCATCAAGATCGACACCCGCACCGATACCTATCTCGGTCGCGAATAG
- a CDS encoding ComF family protein yields MKLFQDFLSLFLQDKCPLCDRPGENIVCRDCDRQLQKTKLINPKRHWQGDLPLFVWGQYDGILKRAIATMKYNKSPQLGRWLGAQLGLQWRKSFPGPQTLTVIPIPMHPDKQKQRGFNQAEIIARQFAQVTGLRHEAQLLQRTKATQALFELTVPQRQRELQQAFSLNPKAFSQGFRQPILLIDDIYTTGTTATEAQQTLRKAGLKVYGMAAIATPKTGKNPPPEGSRGI; encoded by the coding sequence ATGAAACTTTTTCAAGATTTCCTCTCCCTATTTCTTCAGGATAAATGTCCCCTCTGCGATCGCCCTGGAGAAAATATCGTCTGTCGGGACTGCGATCGCCAATTGCAAAAAACAAAACTCATCAATCCCAAACGCCACTGGCAAGGCGATCTGCCGCTATTTGTCTGGGGCCAGTACGACGGCATCCTCAAACGGGCGATCGCCACCATGAAGTACAACAAATCCCCCCAACTGGGGCGGTGGCTCGGTGCTCAATTGGGTTTGCAATGGCGAAAATCCTTTCCCGGCCCGCAAACATTAACTGTCATCCCCATTCCAATGCATCCCGATAAGCAAAAACAACGGGGTTTTAACCAAGCCGAGATTATCGCCCGCCAATTTGCCCAAGTCACCGGCTTACGCCACGAAGCCCAGCTGCTGCAACGCACAAAAGCGACCCAAGCCCTCTTTGAACTGACGGTACCCCAACGGCAACGGGAACTCCAGCAAGCTTTTTCCCTCAATCCCAAGGCATTTTCCCAAGGGTTTCGACAGCCCATTTTACTGATCGACGACATCTACACAACGGGAACAACAGCCACCGAAGCCCAACAAACCCTGAGGAAGGCGGGGCTAAAAGTCTATGGCATGGCGGCGATCGCCACTCCGAAAACTGGAAAAAATCCGCCCCCCGAAGGCAGTCGAGGAATTTAG
- a CDS encoding type II toxin-antitoxin system VapC family toxin has translation MIILDTNVLSELMKPQGSHLVKTWIAKKNRAELFITAITQAEILYGIATLPGGQRREQLTQAARKMFQMEFRHKILSFDDEAAIAFADISSARRRQGRPISQFDAQIAAICLINQGIIATRNIDDFHHCGIDVVNPWQS, from the coding sequence GTGATTATTTTAGATACAAATGTTCTCTCTGAACTAATGAAGCCCCAAGGCTCCCATCTGGTGAAAACATGGATTGCCAAAAAAAACCGTGCAGAACTTTTTATTACGGCGATCACTCAAGCAGAAATTCTTTATGGTATTGCTACTTTGCCAGGGGGACAGCGACGGGAGCAGCTCACTCAAGCGGCTCGGAAGATGTTTCAAATGGAGTTTCGCCATAAGATCCTCTCTTTTGATGATGAGGCCGCCATTGCTTTTGCAGATATTTCATCGGCGCGGCGAAGACAAGGAAGACCAATATCTCAATTTGATGCTCAGATTGCAGCGATTTGTTTGATCAACCAAGGTATTATCGCGACTCGCAATATTGACGATTTTCATCATTGTGGAATTGATGTTGTTAATCCTTGGCAATCATGA
- a CDS encoding FitA-like ribbon-helix-helix domain-containing protein has product MASISIHDLDRHLSERLQARAQKHGRTLEAEIIDILQKALVAEESPQNLAEAIAQHFQEFDEFEIPLPPREKIRDVFLA; this is encoded by the coding sequence ATGGCCAGCATCTCAATTCACGATTTAGATCGGCATCTCAGCGAGCGTTTACAAGCACGCGCCCAGAAACATGGACGCACCCTCGAAGCAGAAATTATTGATATATTGCAAAAAGCTTTAGTTGCAGAGGAATCACCACAAAATTTAGCGGAGGCGATCGCCCAACATTTTCAAGAATTCGATGAATTTGAAATCCCCTTACCCCCTCGGGAAAAAATTCGTGATGTTTTTCTAGCTTGA
- a CDS encoding IS5 family transposase (programmed frameshift), producing MSTSYPTDLTDDQWSLLKPLLPSAKSGGRPRSTDLRQVVNALLYILMGGIAWRLLPHDFPKWQTVYHYFRQWRDDGTLERINQTLHQWERTTGHDHPSPSYGVVDSQSVDTATMIHQDVGVDGNKKVKGRKRHIMVDSLGILMAVVVTAANTAEGQGLKLLLARIQRMGLNLECFYLLYVDGGYHGESLVRWVMDKFGWILEKVLRPEECKGFTALPRRWVVERTFGWFYWCRRLSRDYECNTRSAEAWIYLASIRILLRRLA from the exons ATGTCTACATCCTATCCGACAGACCTCACCGATGACCAATGGTCTCTCCTTAAACCCCTACTTCCCTCAGCTAAATCGGGTGGTCGTCCCCGCTCCACTGACCTGCGTCAAGTCGTTAATGCTCTCCTCTATATCCTCATGGGTGGTATCGCCTGGCGCTTACTGCCCCATGATTTCCCCAAATGGCAAACCGTCTATCACTACTTCCGCCAATGGCGTGACGATGGCACCCTCGAACGTATTAACCAAACTCTCCATCAGTGGGAACGCACCACAGGTCATGACCACCCT TCACCGAGCTATGGGGTGGTGGATTCTCAATCGGTGGATACAGCAACAATGATTCATCAGGATGTTGGAGTTGATGGAAATAAGAAAGTTAAAGGTCGCAAACGACACATCATGGTGGATAGCTTGGGCATTTTGATGGCCGTAGTGGTAACTGCCGCCAACACCGCGGAAGGTCAAGGATTAAAGCTATTGTTGGCACGAATCCAAAGGATGGGACTGAATCTAGAGTGTTTTTACCTGTTGTATGTGGATGGGGGGTATCACGGAGAAAGTCTTGTGCGCTGGGTAATGGACAAGTTTGGCTGGATATTGGAGAAAGTATTACGTCCGGAGGAGTGCAAAGGATTCACAGCATTACCAAGGCGATGGGTAGTGGAGAGAACCTTTGGCTGGTTTTACTGGTGCCGCCGTTTGAGTCGAGACTATGAATGTAATACGAGGAGTGCGGAAGCGTGGATATATCTAGCATCCATTCGCATCCTTCTGAGGCGCTTGGCGTAA
- the accD gene encoding acetyl-CoA carboxylase, carboxyltransferase subunit beta, with protein MSLFDWFAANRQNSETQLQPQQEREIADGLWTKCKSCDALTYTKDLRNNQMVCKECGFHNRVGSRERVRQLIDEGTWTEIGQNVAPTDPLKFRDKKAYSDRLKDYQEKTSLTDAVITGTGLIDGLPLALAVMDFGFMGGSMGSVVGEKICRLVEHGTAEGLPVVVVCASGGARMQEGMLSLMQMAKISGALERHRTKKLLYIPVLTNPTTGGVTASFAMLGDLIIAEPKATIGFAGRRVIEQTLREKLPDDFQTSEYLLQHGFVDAIVPRTELKKTLAQMISLHQPFHPILPELQLDPHVEKEKVYEPIASTSTNDFYK; from the coding sequence ATGTCTCTTTTTGATTGGTTTGCCGCAAATCGCCAAAATTCTGAAACCCAGCTCCAGCCCCAACAGGAGCGAGAGATTGCCGATGGCCTCTGGACGAAATGCAAATCCTGCGATGCCCTAACCTACACCAAAGACCTCCGCAACAATCAAATGGTCTGTAAAGAGTGTGGCTTCCATAACCGAGTCGGCAGTCGGGAACGGGTACGCCAACTCATTGACGAAGGCACCTGGACAGAAATTGGTCAGAATGTCGCGCCGACCGACCCCCTGAAATTCCGTGACAAAAAAGCCTATAGCGATCGCCTCAAAGATTACCAAGAAAAAACCAGCCTCACTGATGCTGTAATCACTGGCACAGGACTTATTGACGGTCTGCCCCTGGCCCTCGCCGTGATGGACTTTGGCTTTATGGGGGGCAGTATGGGATCTGTTGTCGGTGAAAAAATTTGCCGCCTCGTAGAACATGGCACCGCCGAAGGTTTACCCGTGGTAGTCGTCTGCGCTTCTGGTGGGGCGAGAATGCAAGAGGGAATGCTTAGTCTGATGCAGATGGCGAAAATCTCTGGTGCCCTCGAACGTCACCGCACCAAAAAATTACTCTACATCCCCGTCCTCACCAATCCCACCACCGGGGGCGTCACTGCTAGCTTTGCGATGTTGGGAGATTTAATCATCGCCGAACCTAAAGCAACCATCGGTTTTGCGGGACGCCGCGTCATTGAACAGACATTACGAGAAAAACTCCCTGACGATTTTCAAACCTCTGAATATCTACTCCAACACGGATTTGTAGATGCGATTGTGCCCCGCACCGAATTGAAAAAGACCCTCGCCCAGATGATCAGTCTGCATCAGCCCTTTCACCCCATTTTGCCGGAGCTACAATTAGACCCCCACGTGGAAAAAGAAAAAGTTTACGAGCCCATTGCATCAACTTCGACCAACGACTTTTATAAGTAA
- the mutT gene encoding 8-oxo-dGTP diphosphatase MutT, with protein MSSLPHKQIGVAVIRDRQGKILIDRRLDKGEMAGLWEFPGGKIEPGETVEACIAREIQEEINLQVEVGDRLILIEHDYPKFKVSLHVHWCSVLAGDPKPIECAEILWVNPNELGQYQFPEANQSIIEAIQSS; from the coding sequence ATGTCGTCTTTGCCCCATAAGCAGATCGGTGTCGCCGTTATTCGCGATCGCCAGGGAAAAATTTTAATTGATCGCCGTTTAGACAAAGGGGAAATGGCGGGCCTGTGGGAATTTCCTGGGGGGAAGATTGAACCAGGGGAAACCGTAGAAGCCTGTATTGCGCGGGAAATCCAAGAAGAAATTAATCTCCAAGTCGAAGTGGGCGATCGCCTTATTTTGATCGAACATGATTACCCGAAATTCAAAGTTTCGCTCCATGTGCATTGGTGCAGCGTCCTGGCCGGCGACCCTAAACCTATTGAATGTGCGGAGATTCTGTGGGTCAACCCCAATGAACTAGGGCAATACCAGTTCCCGGAGGCCAATCAATCGATCATCGAGGCAATCCAAAGTAGCTAA
- the rnc gene encoding ribonuclease III → MSMVPPQRQKSLRRLMDRLGLPDDHGIRWDLLDLALTHPSISPDKNYEQLEFIGDAVVRLAASEVLYAEYPDEPVGEFAAIRSILVSDRTLAEFAHRYNLKKYLAYHGHYHGAGEISLLADAFEAMLGALFLTTNDLSLVHPWLDEHLRHKAAEIKQDPARENYKDALQTWSQGEYQKLPTYQVTENPEFRHEEERFLAEVKLGDTLLGKGVGRSKKAAEQAAARMAFEAIAPLENFSPQP, encoded by the coding sequence ATCTCCATGGTTCCTCCCCAACGTCAAAAAAGCCTCCGTCGCCTCATGGATCGCCTCGGCCTCCCCGATGACCATGGTATACGTTGGGATTTACTGGATCTGGCCCTCACCCACCCCAGCATTTCCCCCGACAAGAATTATGAACAGTTAGAATTTATCGGCGATGCGGTGGTGCGTCTGGCCGCTTCTGAAGTGCTCTACGCCGAATATCCCGACGAACCCGTGGGGGAATTTGCCGCCATCCGGTCAATCCTGGTGAGCGATCGCACCCTGGCAGAATTTGCCCACCGCTACAACCTCAAAAAATATTTGGCTTATCACGGCCATTATCACGGTGCTGGGGAAATTTCCCTGTTGGCCGATGCCTTTGAGGCGATGTTGGGGGCATTATTTCTCACCACTAACGATTTAAGCCTGGTGCACCCTTGGCTCGACGAACATCTCCGCCACAAAGCCGCTGAGATCAAACAAGATCCCGCCCGGGAAAATTATAAAGATGCCCTGCAAACCTGGAGCCAAGGGGAATACCAAAAACTCCCCACCTACCAAGTGACCGAAAATCCAGAATTTCGCCACGAAGAAGAGCGATTTTTGGCCGAAGTGAAGCTAGGAGACACCTTGCTCGGGAAAGGGGTAGGCCGTTCTAAAAAAGCCGCCGAACAAGCCGCTGCCCGCATGGCCTTTGAGGCGATCGCCCCCCTCGAAAATTTCAGCCCCCAACCATAG